A single Syntrophorhabdales bacterium DNA region contains:
- a CDS encoding ABC transporter ATP-binding protein, which yields MLMHISHLYVRYGSLRALHGVSLDVNEGEILSIIGANGAGKTTLLKVISGLLRAESGDIDYHGRNISKERPDRLVQMGICMVPEGRRIFPNLSVKENLQIGAYTVGRRLRHQLLDLALHTFPKLKERLSQHAGTLSGGEQQMLAVGRALMGNPQLLLLDEPSMGLSPLITKEIFSLIRTINREKSIAMILVEQNAHMALEHSHRTYVLETGRVVMEGASDVIKCDPAVIEAYLGFEADEQPA from the coding sequence ATGCTGATGCACATCTCTCATCTTTACGTGAGGTACGGCTCTCTGCGGGCCCTGCATGGCGTCAGCCTCGACGTGAACGAAGGAGAAATTCTGTCGATCATCGGCGCAAACGGTGCAGGGAAGACAACCCTCCTTAAAGTAATCTCCGGACTCCTGCGCGCCGAGTCGGGTGACATCGACTATCATGGCAGGAACATAAGCAAAGAGCGGCCGGACCGGTTGGTGCAGATGGGCATCTGCATGGTGCCTGAAGGACGACGCATTTTTCCGAACCTCAGTGTGAAGGAAAACCTTCAAATAGGCGCTTATACCGTGGGGAGGCGCCTGCGCCATCAATTGCTGGACCTGGCGCTTCATACGTTTCCGAAACTGAAAGAGCGGCTCTCGCAACATGCAGGTACACTCTCCGGAGGAGAACAGCAGATGCTAGCCGTAGGCCGGGCATTGATGGGCAACCCTCAACTTCTCCTTCTGGATGAGCCTTCCATGGGGCTTTCACCTCTCATTACAAAAGAAATCTTTTCCCTCATCAGGACTATTAACAGAGAAAAGAGCATTGCCATGATCCTCGTTGAGCAAAACGCCCATATGGCCCTGGAACACAGCCACAGGACGTACGTGCTCGAGACAGGAAGAGTAGTCATGGAAGGCGCATCTGATGTCATCAAGTGCGATCCGGCGGTCATCGAAGCCTACCTCGGGTTTGAGGCCGATGAACAACCCGCTTGA
- the dnaX gene encoding DNA polymerase III subunit gamma/tau translates to MSTYTVIARRWRPKTFEDVIGQPHIVTTLRNAMKSGRMAHAYLFSGPRGVGKTSVARILAKAVNCVHIKDGEPCNGCESCKAIDSGGYVDVIEIDAASNRGINEIKELRETVRYLPMEGKYKVYIMDEAHMLTTEAFNALLKTLEEPPGHNIFILATTEQQKIPYTIMSRCQRFDFRRISEAEIIQQMQRICTEEGIIFDEKVFGYIVREADGSMRDAESILDQVIAYSGDHISERDVTDVVGVVERQLVYQIVGSVIARDAKSGLAAIERTLEQGYDAYQVYKALVSFLRDMLMIRVWEGKPPFLFIDDAECKQMVELAGPLEYYELQNMLNYALQAEDLVRGAFPKISLEILFINLYNLSRLREVEHVLSSAPQAVPQRTTPPVERQAPSAPDPGSTCAPETKQPVRPAARREKEEVDASVRTDQPPPVVRAFEQSPSAEAFLEFLRNESPVIGSSFHVLEIRIEDNKPVILLDKKFGFVGKDNNTTNELKRLAAQFFGKEVSLQFSDTNGTKEDSLEDYVKEAESLFNV, encoded by the coding sequence ATGAGCACGTATACTGTAATCGCCCGCAGATGGCGGCCCAAGACGTTTGAGGATGTAATCGGTCAACCCCACATCGTGACAACCCTCAGAAATGCAATGAAGTCCGGAAGAATGGCTCATGCCTACCTCTTTTCGGGACCACGCGGCGTAGGCAAGACCTCTGTAGCACGGATTCTTGCAAAGGCCGTCAACTGCGTCCACATCAAAGATGGCGAGCCCTGCAACGGCTGCGAAAGCTGCAAGGCGATCGACAGCGGGGGATACGTCGATGTCATCGAGATCGATGCTGCATCAAACCGGGGCATCAACGAAATAAAGGAACTGCGGGAGACGGTACGCTACCTTCCGATGGAGGGTAAGTACAAAGTCTATATCATGGATGAAGCCCACATGCTCACCACCGAGGCGTTCAACGCGCTGCTCAAGACATTGGAGGAGCCACCGGGCCATAATATCTTCATCCTCGCGACAACGGAACAGCAGAAGATCCCGTACACCATAATGTCCCGATGCCAGCGGTTCGATTTCAGGAGGATCTCTGAAGCGGAGATCATCCAGCAGATGCAGCGCATCTGCACTGAAGAGGGGATTATCTTCGATGAGAAGGTGTTCGGCTATATCGTCAGAGAAGCTGACGGGAGCATGCGGGATGCCGAGTCGATCCTCGATCAGGTCATTGCGTATAGCGGCGATCATATTTCCGAGAGAGATGTCACAGACGTGGTAGGAGTGGTAGAACGGCAGCTCGTCTACCAGATCGTAGGATCAGTGATCGCCCGGGACGCGAAGAGCGGTCTCGCAGCCATCGAGCGCACGCTTGAGCAGGGATACGATGCGTACCAGGTGTATAAAGCTCTCGTCTCCTTTCTGAGAGACATGCTCATGATCAGGGTGTGGGAAGGAAAGCCACCCTTTCTCTTTATCGACGACGCCGAGTGCAAGCAGATGGTCGAACTGGCCGGTCCTCTGGAATACTATGAGCTGCAGAATATGCTCAACTACGCGCTTCAGGCTGAGGATCTTGTGAGGGGAGCCTTTCCCAAAATCTCCCTGGAAATCCTCTTTATTAACCTCTACAACCTCTCTCGCTTGAGAGAAGTAGAGCATGTTCTCAGCAGTGCTCCTCAGGCTGTGCCCCAGCGAACTACGCCCCCGGTTGAACGGCAGGCGCCGTCGGCTCCCGACCCTGGCAGCACCTGCGCTCCTGAGACCAAACAGCCGGTCCGGCCGGCAGCACGGCGCGAGAAGGAGGAAGTGGATGCATCTGTCCGCACGGATCAGCCTCCGCCCGTAGTGCGGGCCTTTGAGCAAAGTCCCAGCGCTGAGGCGTTCCTTGAGTTTCTCAGGAATGAGAGCCCGGTGATCGGCAGTTCATTCCACGTGCTCGAAATCCGGATTGAAGATAACAAACCTGTCATCCTGCTTGATAAAAAGTTTGGCTTTGTCGGAAAGGATAACAACACAACAAATGAACTGAAGAGACTGGCGGCCCAGTTTTTCGGCAAGGAAGTCAGTCTGCAATTCTCTGATACGAACGGTACCAAAGAAGACTCTCTCGAAGATTATGTGAAAGAGGCAGAGTCCCTATTTAACGTGTAA
- the recR gene encoding recombination mediator RecR: MYYPEPIERLIEQLTRLPGIGRKTATRLTFFLLHANNAYIADLSESIAQLKEKIRLCSTCFNITDTDPCQYCRDDHRGREVICVVEEPSHIMMIESSNPRVYRYHVLHGVINPIEGIGPEDIRIPELTQRIEKDGVAELIIATNPTIEGNTTAHYIAELTKPLHVKITRIASGIPVGGDIVYTDPLTLKSAIENRKSLTDDSKSPD, encoded by the coding sequence ATGTACTACCCTGAACCCATAGAACGTCTGATAGAGCAGCTGACAAGGCTTCCCGGCATAGGGAGAAAGACCGCGACAAGGCTCACCTTTTTTCTTTTGCACGCCAACAATGCGTACATCGCCGACTTATCGGAAAGTATTGCGCAATTAAAAGAGAAGATACGTCTCTGCAGCACCTGTTTCAATATCACTGACACTGATCCGTGCCAGTATTGCAGGGATGATCACCGCGGCAGGGAAGTTATCTGCGTCGTGGAAGAACCGTCCCACATCATGATGATAGAGTCTTCCAACCCCAGAGTGTATCGGTACCACGTCCTGCACGGGGTGATAAACCCTATAGAGGGCATAGGGCCAGAAGACATCAGGATCCCTGAACTCACACAGCGAATCGAAAAGGACGGCGTTGCAGAACTGATTATAGCCACCAATCCCACGATAGAAGGAAACACAACCGCTCACTACATAGCCGAACTCACAAAACCTCTTCACGTAAAGATCACCCGCATAGCCTCGGGAATTCCGGTGGGCGGAGACATTGTCTACACTGACCCTCTCACATTGAAGAGCGCGATCGAGAACAGAAAGAGTCTCACTGACGATTCCAAGTCTCCCGATTGA
- a CDS encoding branched-chain amino acid ABC transporter permease: MSFFSSAKRFLICSAIAYLLLKGLFLSGLLTQYIQQIILFSFIAILTSLGLNVIYGYTGQFSLGHAAFYGIGAYTAAYLGALFKVDSILTFLPVLCLAGAMAGCVGYVVGVPILRLRDDFLAIATLGFGIFVKVLFDNSDRVSEVLGGSRGFIGIPKIVNLEVAFFAMVFLILVTRNLIFSRYGLFWQCIKDDELASTAFGINTARMKLMAFTYGCVLAGVGGALYAYLYSFLHPSNFDFLRSIDFLIIVIVGGMGSITGTIYAGLLWVALIEGLRIGLPAQVLEFRWVLIPLFLIIVMMWKPYGLLARKESKFLGLGGNG; the protein is encoded by the coding sequence ATGAGCTTTTTTTCAAGCGCAAAGAGATTCCTGATCTGTTCGGCTATCGCCTACCTCCTCCTGAAAGGACTCTTTTTGAGCGGCTTGCTCACCCAGTATATCCAGCAGATAATTCTTTTTTCTTTCATCGCCATTCTGACCTCGCTGGGCCTCAACGTCATCTACGGTTACACCGGCCAGTTCTCTCTGGGTCATGCAGCATTCTACGGCATCGGCGCATACACCGCAGCATACCTGGGCGCGCTTTTTAAGGTGGATTCCATCTTAACCTTCCTTCCCGTTCTTTGCCTGGCGGGCGCCATGGCCGGGTGTGTAGGCTACGTGGTCGGCGTTCCCATCTTGAGACTGAGGGACGACTTCCTCGCAATCGCTACGCTGGGCTTCGGCATTTTTGTAAAGGTGCTCTTTGATAATTCGGACAGGGTGTCCGAGGTGCTTGGCGGATCGCGTGGTTTCATCGGCATACCCAAGATCGTGAACCTTGAGGTAGCCTTCTTTGCCATGGTGTTTCTTATCCTCGTGACCCGAAACCTTATTTTTTCACGCTACGGCCTTTTCTGGCAATGCATCAAGGATGACGAGCTGGCGTCCACCGCATTCGGCATTAATACGGCCAGAATGAAGCTCATGGCCTTCACCTATGGCTGCGTACTCGCAGGCGTCGGCGGGGCTCTCTATGCGTACCTGTACTCCTTCCTTCATCCGTCAAATTTTGATTTTCTCAGGTCGATCGATTTTTTGATAATCGTGATCGTCGGCGGCATGGGAAGCATCACCGGCACCATATACGCAGGGCTGCTTTGGGTCGCGTTGATAGAGGGGTTGCGGATCGGCCTTCCTGCCCAGGTCCTTGAATTCAGGTGGGTGCTCATTCCCCTATTTCTGATCATTGTCATGATGTGGAAGCCCTACGGGCTTCTCGCCCGAAAAGAATCAAAATTTCTCGGCCTGGGCGGGAACGGATGA
- a CDS encoding YbaB/EbfC family nucleoid-associated protein: protein MTKGFGQLLNQAKKMQENFQKLQQEMEKKTIEAQSGGGMVTCVVNGKQEIVSLTISNDVWQEHDKEMLEDLVVAALNEGLEKSKEMWKEELAKITGGVQLPFGL from the coding sequence ATGACAAAAGGCTTTGGACAGCTTCTTAACCAGGCAAAAAAGATGCAGGAAAATTTCCAGAAGCTTCAGCAGGAGATGGAAAAGAAGACCATAGAGGCGCAGTCCGGTGGCGGTATGGTGACCTGTGTGGTCAATGGTAAGCAGGAGATAGTCTCGCTCACTATTTCAAACGACGTGTGGCAAGAGCACGACAAGGAGATGCTGGAAGATCTTGTCGTCGCTGCCCTTAACGAAGGGCTCGAAAAATCCAAAGAGATGTGGAAAGAAGAGCTCGCCAAGATTACCGGCGGGGTTCAGCTGCCATTCGGTCTCTAA
- a CDS encoding ABC transporter ATP-binding protein: MKALEASGLKKSFGGVQAVDDLTFSVEEHETLGIIGPNGAGKTTLFNLITAIYKPDAGSVTLFGESLRGVPAHRLSHLGIARTFQNLRLFNSLTALQNLTAPILAMKGYGLNAAIFKGHRYVSIERSAEEKARTILDFFQLSAKANLAPNNLPYGDQRKLEIARALCTGPRLLLIDEPGAGMNPKEIRDLLKILRQVKEHFRLTIVLIEHQMGLVMNLSDRVLAMDFGEKIAEGTPAEIKKDKRVIEAYLGDESITC, encoded by the coding sequence ATGAAAGCCCTGGAGGCCAGCGGTCTTAAGAAGAGTTTTGGAGGTGTACAGGCAGTCGACGACCTTACGTTTTCCGTTGAGGAGCACGAGACACTCGGCATCATAGGCCCGAACGGGGCAGGCAAAACAACGCTCTTCAACCTGATCACTGCCATATACAAGCCTGACGCCGGCAGCGTCACGCTCTTCGGTGAGTCGCTGCGCGGCGTGCCTGCGCACCGCCTTTCCCATCTGGGTATAGCAAGAACGTTCCAGAACCTGCGCCTCTTCAACAGCCTCACTGCTCTGCAGAACCTTACCGCCCCGATACTGGCCATGAAAGGCTACGGGTTAAACGCTGCCATCTTCAAAGGACACCGCTACGTAAGCATTGAACGCTCTGCCGAGGAAAAGGCACGTACAATACTGGACTTCTTTCAGCTCTCCGCCAAAGCGAACCTGGCCCCTAACAATCTCCCTTACGGCGATCAAAGAAAACTGGAGATTGCCCGGGCGCTCTGCACCGGTCCCCGGCTCCTGCTCATCGACGAGCCGGGCGCCGGCATGAACCCCAAAGAAATCAGGGATCTGCTCAAGATACTGCGGCAGGTTAAGGAGCACTTCCGCCTCACCATCGTCCTGATAGAGCACCAGATGGGCCTCGTCATGAATCTATCCGACCGGGTGCTTGCCATGGATTTCGGTGAGAAGATCGCAGAGGGCACGCCGGCCGAGATCAAAAAGGACAAGAGGGTCATCGAAGCTTACCTGGGGGATGAATCAATAACATGCTGA